The genomic DNA CGCCAGGCGCTCCAGGCACCAAAGCCGCGGCGGGCCCAGCGGATCAGCATATTTGGATGACGAACCGTCCAGATAGCCATCACGCTGCTTCCGACCAGCGCCCATGATCGCAGGCTCAGGAAGGTATTCCAGCCCCGGTCAAAACGACGCGTCGCGTCAACCCAGTCGCGACGACTGGCAGACAAATCCAGCCGTTGCTGCTGGATCTGACTGAGCAGGAATGCTTTTCGCTTCTGACGTTCGGCTTTATCGCTCACGACTTGTCATCCTCCAGCAGGGCGCGATCGTTGGCCAGTTCCTGGCGCGTATGGCGCAGGAAAGTGGATTTGCGTGCTTTACGCATCGTCCATATGCCGCCAATCAATGCCGCAACCAGCAGAACAACGGTGGTGGCAATCATCGCGTTGAGTCGATATTGCGGGTCAATGGCCCAGATGATTAACACCATCAGGCTCATCAGACCAAACGCGGCGAAGAGCATGGTAAGCCCGAGCATCAGCAGCATCTGGAAAAGGTTCGCTTTCTCCTCTTCCAGTTCAACCACTGCCAGTCGGACGCGCGTTTCGGCAATCCCGACCAGCGTCGTCAGAATACGCTGGCCGATGCCGAGGACGTTGTTAGCAGGCCCTTGTGCGTGACGAGGATCTTCCATATTAACGACGCGTCAGCAGGACACCCAGTACCACACCTACCGCGGCACCAATCCCTACACCCGTCCACGGATTATCGCGAACATATTCGTCCGCGCGAGCTGCCGCTTCGCGGGTCTGTTTCGCCAGTGCATCACCGGTTTCACCCAGGCGATAACGGCTCTCTTTCAGCGCCTGCTCAGCTTTGCTGCGCAGTTTGCTGACCTCTTCTTTTGACTTATCTGCAGAGGAGTTCAGCACCTCTTCCAGGGTATCGGCCAGGGATTTCAGTTCAGCGCGCAGATTTTCAGACGTCGTATCTTTTGACATGATTCTCTCCTGTTGAGATTTCCGTTAACTCAATAATCGCGAGCTTCCAGCGCTTTCAGGTCGTCCTGCGCTTCTTTCAACTTCTTCTCGCGCTTAGCAATTTTTTCCGCATCCCCTTTCTCTTTCGCTTCCTGCAGGTCGTGACGGCGCTCGGCTATCTCGTCCTTCTGTTCAGCGATTTTTTTCTGGTGATCGGCACGTAGCTTGCTGTCAGAACAGTTCGCTTTCACTTCGCTCAGCGCTTTTTTGAGACCCTCAACACGATGCTGATTGTTATGCTTTTCGGCATAACTGATCTCACGCTGAATATCCTGTTCTTTCTCCTGACAGAGAGAGTTGGCGAAGGACGCTGTGCTTAAAGAAAAAAGGGCCAGAGCCAGAGTAATGCGGAATTTCATTATCGAAACCTTCCATTGTGTTGCGGCGTGAGCCGCTATCCAGAGTCAAGCGGAGTACATTCATGGGGTGCTCCGCGTACTTAAGCATAGTAAGTAAACGGGGGATTCACCAAAGTGAGTGAAAAGATTCGGAATCCTGGTAATTATCCAAATCTATGCGACGAATCGCGAATCAGTGACAGCCAGGCTGCAGGCTGGTTGTCATCTTCCTGCTGGGCAATGATATAACCGTGCGGCAGCGTACGGTCGAGCACCACTTTCGCGGCGGCACTCTGCGCGCGGGAATCAAACTTAATCAGTAAAACATCGTCCTGCGGGGTGATGCTCTTAAAGCGGATGCCGTTGGCATCAAGATGATGCCACACCGAAAAACCGTCAGGCACGCTGACACCCTGACTCACGGGACGAATGGCCAGCGTCGATTCCTGATGCGAAAGCGTCGTCCAGGCCAGGAACATGAGGCTGAGCAAGCCCAGGGCAATCATGGCCACGGCAAAACGGCGCACGGCAAGCGGTGAGATAACCATCGTTAACCTCTGGCCCCGTATTTCTTCTTCCACAGCACCACCAGCGAACCGACCAGACCAAAGACCAGCAGAACCACCGGTAACAGCATCAGGCAGGACATGAGCTGATCTTCATATTTCATGAAGACCGGCGTTTTGCCCAGCGCATAGCCCAGCGTGGTCAGGATCAGAACCCACAGCAGGCCGCTCATCCAGTTGAAGAACTGGAAGCGGGTGCTGCTTAATCCGGAAAGACCCGCAATGGTAGGCAGCAGGGTGCGTACAAAGGCGATAAAGCGGCCGATCAGGAGCGCGGAAAGCCCGTGCTTATGGAAAAGATGGTGCGCCCGCTGGTGATAATGCGCAGGAAGGTGGGAGAGCCAGTTCTGCACCAGACGCGTATTGCCCAGCCATCGTCCCTGGATATAGCTCACCCAGCAGCCAAGGCTGGCGGCGATGGTCAGTAATAAAATGGTTTGCGGAAAGGCCATTGCCCCTTTGGCACACAGCACGCCGACGAGCACCAGTAAGCTGTCGCCAGGTAAAAAGGCGGCAGGCAGTAAACCGTTCTCAAGGAACAGAATCATAAATAAGACGAAGTAGAGCATGCCAATCATGGAAGGGTTGGCCAGCGTTTCAAAATCCTGCGCCCAGAGGGCATGCAGTAGTTGGGTCAAAAGTTCCATTCAGTGTTCCTGGAAATCGGTTAACGTCACGCCTGTTATCCGGGACAAACAGCACGGCGACATTGTTGTGATTTCATTATGGTCGCTCGCGGACACATTGAGGTGTGGCCAACACTGTTCCCTGTTAATTGGCTGGTTAGCAAGCACTAACTTACAAAATAACGAATTGAATCCAATTGTAACAAAGCCCAAGGTTCTGCGTCACAGAATTTGCAGGGGTGTGATGATTTTGGCGTAAGCCATGGAGGGGAGCGAGGGGATTTACAAAGGCTGACACTATATATGTTTTGCTTACCCACCTCTGCCAGAAGGCGCAGCGAAGCGCCTGCCAGCGAAAAGGTAAACTATTTTGCCGCACTGGCTGCCGTATCGAGATGAACGACAGGATTATCGGCAAAAAGATAGCGGTCAGCGTTAAATTCGAAGTCATCGCTGGTTTCATTGAACAGCATCTGCTTGGTGTTTTCCAGGTGCTGCCACATGGCCAGTTTTGCCGCATGGGGATCTTTGCGAATCAGCGCTTTAAGGATCTGATCGTGATCGTCGCACCAGTTATCCACGGTGCGGGAATCGATGTGATCGTGCAGTTTTTTCCAGTACGGGTTGTGAACGCGCTGAGTCCACATTTTTTCCACGATTGCCGCCAGCGCCGTGTTTTGCGTTGCCAGCGCGACCTGAACGTGGAACTGCAGATCCCACTCTGAATCACGGAAACATTTTTCCTTGCGCGCGTTTTCCTGGATTTCCATCAGCTTCATGATGTCCTGCTTGGTCACCTGGGTCGCTGCAAATTCCGCAATATTGCTTTCGATAAGCTGGCGCGCCTGGAGCAGTTCAAACGGACCGTAGCTGGCGAATTCGAGACTTTCGTCGGCGACCGGGGAGTGTTTCGGCTGATTAGAAATCACGTGAATGCCGGAGCCTTTGCGAACTTCAACGTAGCCTTCCACTTCCAGCATGATAATCGCTTCACGCACCACGGTGCGGCTTACGCTTTTTTCATCAGCGATAAAGCGCTCAGCGGGGAGTTTATCACCGACAAGGTAGACACCTTGCTCGATGCGATCTTTCAGCTCGGCAGCAAGTTGTTGATATAAACGACGTGGTTCGGTGATTTCCATATGCGCTCCAGGCAGGGTACGGCGGATTATTTGTTATACCACTTTTGCGTGCCAGTCTCCAGATTTTGCCATGAAAAAAGCCGCCCGGAGGCGGCTTCTGTGACAGCAGGAGGGGCGCTAACTTTGCGTTGCCGGTCCCCCCAGGGACTCTTTTAGCACCTCTTCTGCCGACTTACTTTTCAGCACCGTCCAGATAACCACTGCACCCATCAGGTCGAAGATAGCCAGTACGGCAAACAGCGGGCTGAAGCCGATAGTGTCCGCCAGCGCACCCACCACCAGAGCAAACAGGGTGCTTGCTGTCCAGGCAGCCATACCGGTCAGGCCGTTAGCGGTAGCCACTTCGTTACGCCCGAAGACGTCAGAAGAGAGCGTAATCAGCGCACCGGACAGTGACTGGTGAGCAAAACCACCGACGCACAGCAGGGCGATTGCCACATACGGGCTGGTGAAGAGGCCGATCATGCCCGGGCCAATCATCAGCACTGCGCCCATCGTCACGACCATTTTACGGGAAACGATCAGGTTCACGCCAAACCAGCGCTGGAACAGCGGTGGCAGATAACCGCCAACGATACAGCCGAGATCGGCAAACAGCATTGGCATCCACGCGAACATCGCAATCTCTTTCAGGTTAAAGCCATAGACCTTAAACATGAACAGCGGGATCCAGGCGTTGAAGGTCCCCCAGGCGGGTTCGGCGAGGAAGCGCGGCAGGGCGATACCCCAGAACTGACGGGTACCCAGAATCTGCCAGACCGTCATTTTTTTGCCGTTGTTGGTCTGATGCTGAGCTTCCTGACCCCCAATGATGTATTCGCGTTCGTCTTCAGACAGTTTTTTCTGATCGCGCGGGTGTTTATAGAAAATCAGCCACGCCATGGCCCACGCAAAGCTCAGTACACCAGAGATAATGAACGCCATCTGCCAGCTGTGC from Enterobacter ludwigii includes the following:
- a CDS encoding DUF883 family protein — protein: MSKDTTSENLRAELKSLADTLEEVLNSSADKSKEEVSKLRSKAEQALKESRYRLGETGDALAKQTREAAARADEYVRDNPWTGVGIGAAVGVVLGVLLTRR
- a CDS encoding DUF1090 domain-containing protein codes for the protein MKFRITLALALFSLSTASFANSLCQEKEQDIQREISYAEKHNNQHRVEGLKKALSEVKANCSDSKLRADHQKKIAEQKDEIAERRHDLQEAKEKGDAEKIAKREKKLKEAQDDLKALEARDY
- the exuR gene encoding transcriptional regulator ExuR codes for the protein MEITEPRRLYQQLAAELKDRIEQGVYLVGDKLPAERFIADEKSVSRTVVREAIIMLEVEGYVEVRKGSGIHVISNQPKHSPVADESLEFASYGPFELLQARQLIESNIAEFAATQVTKQDIMKLMEIQENARKEKCFRDSEWDLQFHVQVALATQNTALAAIVEKMWTQRVHNPYWKKLHDHIDSRTVDNWCDDHDQILKALIRKDPHAAKLAMWQHLENTKQMLFNETSDDFEFNADRYLFADNPVVHLDTAASAAK
- a CDS encoding YqjK-like family protein translates to MSDKAERQKRKAFLLSQIQQQRLDLSASRRDWVDATRRFDRGWNTFLSLRSWALVGSSVMAIWTVRHPNMLIRWARRGFGAWSAWRLVKATIRQQQLR
- the mzrA gene encoding EnvZ/OmpR regulon moderator MzrA, with the translated sequence MVISPLAVRRFAVAMIALGLLSLMFLAWTTLSHQESTLAIRPVSQGVSVPDGFSVWHHLDANGIRFKSITPQDDVLLIKFDSRAQSAAAKVVLDRTLPHGYIIAQQEDDNQPAAWLSLIRDSSHRFG
- a CDS encoding phage holin family protein, which encodes MEDPRHAQGPANNVLGIGQRILTTLVGIAETRVRLAVVELEEEKANLFQMLLMLGLTMLFAAFGLMSLMVLIIWAIDPQYRLNAMIATTVVLLVAALIGGIWTMRKARKSTFLRHTRQELANDRALLEDDKS
- a CDS encoding MFS transporter, with amino-acid sequence MRKIKGLRWYMIALVTLGTVLGYLTRNTVAAAAPTLMEELHISTQQYSYIIAAYSAAYTIMQPVAGYVLDILGTKIGYAFFAIAWAIFCGATALAGSWGGLALARGAVGAAEAAMIPAGLKASSEWFPAKERSIAVGYFNVGSSIGAMIAPPLVVWAIVMHSWQMAFIISGVLSFAWAMAWLIFYKHPRDQKKLSEDEREYIIGGQEAQHQTNNGKKMTVWQILGTRQFWGIALPRFLAEPAWGTFNAWIPLFMFKVYGFNLKEIAMFAWMPMLFADLGCIVGGYLPPLFQRWFGVNLIVSRKMVVTMGAVLMIGPGMIGLFTSPYVAIALLCVGGFAHQSLSGALITLSSDVFGRNEVATANGLTGMAAWTASTLFALVVGALADTIGFSPLFAVLAIFDLMGAVVIWTVLKSKSAEEVLKESLGGPATQS
- the yqjA gene encoding DedA family general envelope maintenance protein YqjA, which codes for MELLTQLLHALWAQDFETLANPSMIGMLYFVLFMILFLENGLLPAAFLPGDSLLVLVGVLCAKGAMAFPQTILLLTIAASLGCWVSYIQGRWLGNTRLVQNWLSHLPAHYHQRAHHLFHKHGLSALLIGRFIAFVRTLLPTIAGLSGLSSTRFQFFNWMSGLLWVLILTTLGYALGKTPVFMKYEDQLMSCLMLLPVVLLVFGLVGSLVVLWKKKYGARG